The following proteins are co-located in the Trichormus variabilis 0441 genome:
- a CDS encoding translocation/assembly module TamB domain-containing protein, whose amino-acid sequence MTRSPNHRRLSLIVARRASLVLGIMALAGVATGAWWARNYVYNDLAPLVETNLEQLLGRSIKIGQVEGFTLSSLRFSSLSIPATPTDPDTVTAQAVDVQFSPWQILVTRTLVLDVTLVKPNVYIQQEQDGRWVTAEVKTGEGSGAIQTQLQTLNIVDGNIELLSASSPTKPQGSVVLTQVGGVARFSPDNERIGYQINGQLTRGGTVKISGETQPKTQLTNLQVVAQSLLASDISRLVQLPIVLQSGRIDADLAAQIPANQSEISITGTATTNQVTAKVQNLPQSFSNANGRLIFQGQTIALENLRTNFGQVPLLANGTVNTQTGFNLAAQVKSVSAKQLLDTLKVNSPVPAVGEVTADIKVQGELQQPILSGTASSIKPIQVDRVLFTGVKTNFRLSVSETATQIAVPNLILIPAAGGQITGSGQGQLGGNVNFDIQADGVSGDILSRSYGITPPIQVGNISAKAKITGSLGQQPLALNISSVQVQPPSGGQIVGSGQVQLAPQGNVSLNIQAQNLPGDALVETNAAIKVGNVSANTRVSGTLGNLRAVTQVQAPTATYPTTGEIVVAQQGSNLLLPSAVLNVAGGTIRATGRVAQQRWQAVANISQIQLDRFEQIPPQFQGVLSNAVFNLSGSTAAIQPSTIQATGRANLNVAGGSVNLRNVNLNAGRWQAVANVSQIQLDRFEQIPPQFQGVLSNAVFNLSGSTAAIQPSTIQATGRANLNVAGGTVNLRNVSLNDGRWQALANAEQIQLNRFSPQLQGRLSSNIQLAGTTASFQLADIRAAGQINASQGLAQLAQPINAQFQWNGKQIIVQRATTPGLSASGAIAVQLPQTGTPQIAGLNLNVQAQNFDLSKTGFQTPGDVAIAGLLNFNGQVTGTLNTPEASGNIRLRNFNVGSLAFDPVLTGNVNFQGGQGASLQLAGTQDKIALNLDANYRPSSFLVQRAGAVTTGRTEEDNLIINAQQFPIALVSGFLPNNQFRPLGGELSGNLVVNLNNYAVAGDVAIANPRIARASADEFRGNINYADGTANLANGLLRLGDSNIAVSGSLQAGNDPKFQLQANLNQTRVENLLQAFSLFDFGDFGGGLESPTLAGAEVLNTTPVRLPNADLQTQLEYFSKLEASVRQQQQADTQQTPALPSLSELTGALSGAITASGSLRTGLNVGFDFQGANWRWGDYSINEVVANGNFADGIVTLSPLRIGINQGLVAFAGQLGTEDLSGQLRVDSLPISLLDPFIARYPIDITGQVNAIANLAGSLQQPRVTGEVTLANATFNQQPIQTGQLNFDYNNARVNFNSTLLLTGTQPIAITGSIPAELPFVTEPPDNNQISVNANVNNEGLALLNVLTNNQVTWVDGQGQVNLNVQGTFEQPIINGNATINNATIGAQALANPLTNVTGTLQFNGDRLNVQGIQATYNQGLVSASGSLPIFATGETVTNPLTVAIQNQLNFQVAGLYTGDVSGNAVIRGTALRPRIGGEITLSNGQVTIGNTTANSKQTTTTETNTRATTIELNSNMPQATVTPQPPTRPNLPVEFADLRLTLGDDVRVTSQSLLGFLPGGEVFSQPILSFDAEGDLTINGTLANPLPEGVIRLTGGRISLFTTEFTLARGYEQTARFTPNQGLDPTLDVRLVAIVPEASTRSDRTLESPFSAEISDVSANNFGTLRTVRVQARATGPASELTNNLELTSEPRRSRGEIVSLLGGSILSDFAQGDATQGLTNFASSTLLGGLQGTITAIGQAVGFSEFRIFPTPTTNQESRRASVLDLSAEGVFNLNRNLSVSLSRAFSTTEPLRYNLLYRLNDEILVRGSTNLGNESQLLFEYETRF is encoded by the coding sequence ATGACGCGCTCTCCAAATCACCGTCGTTTATCTCTAATTGTTGCCAGACGCGCCAGTCTGGTATTAGGAATTATGGCGCTAGCAGGAGTCGCTACTGGTGCTTGGTGGGCAAGAAATTATGTATATAACGATTTAGCACCCTTAGTTGAGACTAACCTAGAGCAATTACTCGGACGTTCTATCAAAATAGGGCAAGTCGAAGGTTTTACACTCTCCAGTCTCCGATTTAGCTCTCTATCAATACCAGCAACTCCCACTGATCCTGACACAGTAACAGCACAAGCTGTAGATGTGCAGTTTTCCCCGTGGCAAATTCTTGTCACTCGGACGCTAGTATTAGATGTCACCTTAGTTAAACCAAATGTCTATATCCAACAAGAGCAAGATGGTCGTTGGGTAACGGCTGAAGTAAAGACAGGAGAAGGAAGTGGAGCAATCCAGACTCAGTTACAAACCCTAAATATTGTTGATGGAAATATTGAATTATTATCAGCCTCCTCACCAACTAAACCGCAAGGCTCTGTTGTACTAACACAGGTCGGTGGTGTTGCTCGATTTTCGCCTGATAATGAGAGAATAGGTTATCAAATTAATGGTCAACTCACCAGGGGAGGAACGGTTAAAATCTCTGGTGAAACACAACCAAAAACACAACTTACTAATCTTCAGGTTGTAGCGCAAAGCTTATTAGCATCAGATATCAGTCGTTTAGTTCAGTTGCCCATTGTTCTACAATCTGGGCGTATTGATGCGGACTTAGCAGCACAGATTCCCGCCAATCAGTCAGAAATATCGATTACGGGAACGGCCACCACCAATCAAGTTACAGCTAAAGTTCAAAATCTTCCGCAGTCTTTTTCTAACGCCAATGGCAGATTAATATTTCAAGGACAGACTATTGCTTTAGAGAATTTAAGGACAAACTTTGGTCAAGTTCCCTTGTTGGCAAATGGTACAGTTAATACTCAAACAGGTTTTAATCTGGCGGCTCAAGTAAAGTCAGTTAGTGCCAAACAACTCTTAGACACCCTCAAGGTAAATTCTCCAGTCCCCGCAGTGGGAGAAGTAACAGCAGATATTAAAGTCCAAGGTGAATTACAGCAACCTATTCTGAGTGGTACAGCCAGCAGTATCAAACCGATTCAAGTTGACCGTGTTCTATTTACAGGCGTAAAAACTAATTTCCGCTTGAGTGTATCTGAAACGGCAACTCAAATTGCTGTACCGAATCTGATATTAATTCCCGCCGCAGGTGGTCAAATTACAGGAAGTGGTCAAGGTCAACTGGGCGGTAATGTAAATTTTGATATTCAGGCTGATGGTGTCTCAGGGGATATACTGTCACGTAGTTATGGCATAACTCCACCTATTCAAGTGGGAAATATCTCCGCTAAGGCAAAAATCACTGGTTCTTTGGGACAACAGCCTTTAGCTCTAAATATTTCTAGTGTTCAAGTGCAGCCACCATCTGGGGGGCAAATTGTTGGGAGTGGTCAAGTCCAACTTGCGCCCCAAGGTAACGTTTCGTTGAATATCCAAGCCCAAAATTTACCAGGGGATGCACTGGTAGAAACAAACGCAGCCATCAAAGTTGGTAATGTATCGGCAAATACTAGAGTTTCTGGTACTCTGGGCAATTTGCGGGCTGTGACCCAAGTACAAGCACCAACGGCTACCTATCCCACTACAGGGGAAATTGTTGTTGCTCAACAAGGAAGTAATTTGCTTTTACCCAGTGCTGTTTTGAATGTGGCAGGAGGTACAATCAGGGCTACAGGTCGGGTTGCTCAACAACGCTGGCAAGCGGTGGCGAATATTTCTCAAATTCAACTCGACCGATTTGAGCAGATACCGCCCCAGTTTCAGGGAGTGTTAAGCAATGCGGTATTTAATTTGTCAGGTAGTACGGCGGCTATTCAACCCTCAACTATCCAAGCTACAGGACGGGCAAACTTAAATGTGGCAGGTGGTAGTGTTAACCTGAGGAATGTCAACCTCAATGCTGGGCGTTGGCAAGCAGTGGCGAATGTTTCCCAAATTCAACTCGACCGATTTGAGCAGATACCGCCCCAATTTCAGGGAGTGTTAAGCAATGCGGTATTTAATTTGTCAGGTAGTACGGCGGCTATTCAACCTTCAACTATCCAAGCTACAGGACGGGCAAACCTAAATGTGGCAGGTGGTACAGTCAACCTGAGGAATGTCAGTTTAAATGATGGTCGCTGGCAAGCGCTGGCTAATGCTGAGCAAATTCAACTCAACCGCTTTTCCCCCCAACTGCAAGGACGACTCAGCAGTAATATCCAATTGGCAGGGACGACAGCATCTTTTCAACTAGCAGATATTCGCGCCGCAGGACAAATCAACGCTTCTCAAGGGTTGGCACAGTTGGCGCAACCAATTAACGCTCAATTTCAGTGGAATGGCAAGCAGATTATAGTACAACGTGCCACAACTCCAGGATTAAGTGCGAGTGGTGCGATCGCTGTACAATTACCTCAAACGGGTACACCCCAAATTGCTGGCTTGAATTTGAATGTCCAAGCGCAGAATTTTGACCTCAGCAAAACTGGTTTTCAAACCCCTGGAGATGTAGCAATCGCAGGGTTACTCAACTTTAATGGACAAGTGACCGGCACTCTCAATACTCCTGAGGCTAGCGGCAATATCCGGCTAAGAAATTTCAATGTGGGTAGTTTGGCATTTGACCCGGTTTTAACTGGTAATGTGAATTTTCAAGGAGGACAAGGGGCAAGTTTGCAACTCGCCGGGACACAAGACAAGATAGCCCTGAATTTAGATGCTAATTATCGACCCAGTTCGTTTTTAGTCCAACGTGCTGGCGCTGTCACGACAGGTAGAACTGAGGAAGATAACTTAATCATCAACGCTCAACAGTTCCCCATCGCTCTAGTGAGTGGTTTTTTACCGAATAATCAATTCAGACCTTTAGGTGGAGAGCTATCGGGGAATTTAGTTGTTAATTTAAATAATTATGCCGTAGCTGGAGATGTGGCAATTGCTAATCCCCGGATTGCCAGAGCCTCAGCCGACGAATTTCGTGGTAACATCAACTACGCTGATGGTACTGCTAATTTAGCGAACGGGTTATTACGGTTAGGTGATAGTAACATTGCTGTCAGTGGCAGTTTGCAAGCAGGCAATGACCCCAAGTTTCAACTACAAGCTAATTTAAATCAAACGAGAGTTGAAAATCTATTACAAGCGTTTAGTCTATTTGATTTTGGAGATTTTGGTGGGGGTTTAGAATCACCGACGCTGGCGGGTGCGGAAGTACTCAACACTACACCTGTGCGTTTACCTAATGCAGATTTGCAAACCCAATTAGAGTATTTCTCAAAACTTGAAGCATCCGTCAGACAACAACAACAAGCAGATACACAACAAACACCAGCGTTGCCCAGCCTATCAGAATTAACTGGTGCTTTAAGTGGGGCAATTACAGCCAGTGGTTCGTTGCGGACTGGGTTAAATGTCGGCTTTGATTTTCAAGGCGCTAATTGGCGATGGGGTGATTACTCAATTAATGAAGTCGTTGCTAATGGTAATTTTGCTGATGGTATTGTCACCCTCTCACCATTACGTATAGGTATAAATCAGGGATTGGTGGCTTTTGCAGGACAGTTAGGCACTGAGGATTTATCGGGACAATTGAGGGTAGACAGTCTACCTATATCACTCTTAGATCCATTCATCGCCCGATATCCTATAGATATTACTGGACAAGTAAATGCGATCGCTAATTTAGCGGGTAGTTTACAACAACCCAGGGTGACTGGAGAAGTAACCCTAGCCAATGCAACTTTCAACCAGCAACCTATACAAACAGGGCAACTAAATTTTGACTATAACAATGCTCGTGTGAATTTTAATAGTACTTTACTGTTAACAGGAACCCAACCCATTGCAATTACAGGTAGCATACCAGCCGAGTTACCTTTCGTCACCGAGCCACCAGATAACAATCAAATTAGTGTTAACGCCAATGTGAACAATGAAGGCTTAGCGCTGTTAAATGTCTTGACTAATAATCAAGTTACTTGGGTAGATGGTCAAGGACAGGTAAATCTCAATGTTCAAGGGACTTTTGAGCAGCCAATAATTAATGGTAATGCCACAATTAACAATGCGACGATTGGCGCTCAAGCTTTAGCCAATCCCCTCACCAACGTTACAGGCACATTACAGTTTAATGGCGATAGGTTGAATGTTCAGGGAATTCAAGCCACATATAATCAAGGTTTAGTATCTGCATCGGGCAGCCTACCAATTTTCGCAACTGGGGAAACTGTAACTAATCCCCTAACAGTAGCAATCCAAAATCAACTCAATTTCCAGGTTGCAGGCTTATATACAGGAGATGTCAGTGGTAATGCTGTGATTCGGGGAACAGCGCTCAGACCTCGAATTGGTGGTGAGATTACACTTAGCAATGGTCAAGTGACTATTGGCAACACTACCGCTAACTCAAAACAAACAACGACAACAGAAACTAACACTCGTGCTACAACTATAGAATTAAATAGCAATATGCCCCAAGCAACGGTCACACCACAACCACCAACTCGACCGAATTTGCCTGTAGAGTTTGCAGATTTGCGATTGACTCTGGGTGATGATGTGCGTGTCACCAGCCAGTCTCTACTAGGTTTTTTACCAGGGGGAGAGGTTTTTAGTCAGCCGATACTTAGTTTCGATGCCGAAGGCGATTTAACAATCAATGGTACATTAGCAAATCCTCTCCCTGAAGGAGTCATTCGTTTAACGGGGGGAAGAATCAGCCTGTTTACAACCGAGTTTACCTTGGCGCGGGGCTATGAACAAACCGCGCGATTTACCCCAAATCAAGGGCTAGACCCTACTTTAGATGTACGGCTGGTGGCAATTGTACCAGAAGCATCGACTAGGAGCGATCGCACCTTAGAATCACCTTTTTCTGCGGAAATTAGTGATGTTTCTGCAAATAATTTCGGGACTTTACGCACCGTTCGCGTCCAAGCAAGGGCGACAGGGCCAGCTAGTGAATTGACAAATAATCTGGAACTAACAAGCGAACCACGCCGTAGTCGAGGCGAAATTGTTAGTCTGCTGGGTGGCTCGATTTTGAGTGACTTTGCTCAAGGCGATGCGACACAAGGGCTGACTAATTTTGCCAGTTCTACTCTTTTAGGTGGTTTGCAAGGCACAATTACGGCGATTGGACAGGCTGTTGGTTTTAGTGAATTTCGCATTTTTCCTACCCCCACCACTAATCAGGAATCTAGAAGAGCTTCAGTTCTCGATTTATCAGCAGAGGGTGTGTTTAACCTTAATCGCAATCTATCCGTCTCTTTATCACGAGCTTTTTCTACTACTGAACCTTTGCGCTATAACCTGCTCTATCGTTTGAATGATGAAATTCTGGTGCGCGGCTCAACTAATTTAGGAAACGAAAGTCAATTATTATTTGAGTATGAAACTCGATTTTGA
- a CDS encoding TrbI/VirB10 family protein: MTPYSTTPETQPKPLTHPEVDAFDWESHMAKLVGLAAEPTKEVAEIAPTNQTSSAPPQEVQTEQPLASNPFAKLALVGTGTLVLVVIAGGFLSQIMSANNQKPTQNPATVSQPEAAATNFTPKPNLEQEVETLKTKLALAEQTQAVKVAQQNLRNAARVSVPQTNNPVTPLASPTTSTSAPRTVIIERPAQNPYPPAPMPVASSASPQLPPPPLAQPNSAPTPPNPWEEWSRMAKLGSYGQANAVDQPSMTVSSPPPLNVPRPTTNSNGEQPPQPPSSLISQRQSRSPQSLKVGTSAKAVLATAVFGETTRGRGNNDDNNENKNLFVVRLREPLKSVDGTIALPANTELLTELRSVSEQGVMQLNIAKMIVENNGELSERDIPNNALAIRGSKGSPLLARQYPDRGSSIAGMDAGLFILGGVAKAAELFNRTESQITTSTGAGTTISSTNPQRNLAAGIVEGGLNSVVPQISQRNQQAIAQMMQQTNVWLLGAGTEVEIYVNQPIQL, from the coding sequence ATGACTCCTTACTCCACCACTCCCGAAACTCAACCAAAACCCCTAACCCACCCCGAAGTAGATGCCTTTGATTGGGAATCCCACATGGCTAAATTAGTGGGATTGGCAGCAGAACCCACCAAAGAGGTGGCAGAGATAGCACCAACAAACCAGACATCCTCCGCACCACCACAAGAGGTACAAACAGAGCAACCCCTCGCATCTAACCCTTTTGCTAAATTAGCCTTGGTAGGTACGGGTACTTTAGTCTTAGTCGTCATAGCTGGCGGGTTTTTATCCCAGATCATGAGTGCTAACAATCAAAAGCCAACACAGAATCCAGCAACTGTGTCTCAGCCTGAAGCCGCCGCCACCAACTTCACCCCAAAGCCAAACCTGGAACAAGAAGTAGAAACTTTAAAAACTAAATTAGCACTGGCTGAACAAACCCAGGCGGTAAAAGTCGCCCAGCAAAATCTCAGAAATGCTGCCAGGGTTTCCGTTCCCCAAACAAACAATCCTGTTACACCGTTAGCATCGCCAACAACGTCTACATCAGCACCCCGCACGGTTATTATTGAGCGTCCTGCTCAAAATCCCTATCCACCTGCACCGATGCCAGTAGCCAGTTCTGCAAGTCCCCAACTACCGCCACCACCTTTAGCACAGCCAAATTCTGCACCCACCCCTCCCAACCCTTGGGAAGAATGGTCGAGGATGGCTAAGTTAGGTAGTTACGGCCAGGCAAATGCTGTAGATCAACCAAGTATGACCGTCTCTAGTCCGCCGCCACTTAATGTCCCACGGCCGACTACGAATTCTAATGGAGAACAACCGCCACAACCACCAAGTTCGCTGATCAGCCAAAGGCAATCCCGTAGCCCACAATCATTGAAGGTGGGAACTAGTGCTAAAGCAGTGTTGGCAACAGCTGTTTTTGGAGAAACAACTAGAGGCAGAGGCAACAATGACGACAACAACGAAAATAAAAATTTGTTTGTTGTTCGCTTAAGAGAACCCCTCAAAAGCGTGGATGGAACGATCGCCTTACCTGCCAACACCGAGTTATTAACTGAATTGCGATCGGTTTCCGAACAAGGGGTGATGCAACTCAACATCGCCAAAATGATTGTGGAGAATAATGGCGAACTCTCGGAAAGAGATATACCTAACAATGCACTGGCAATTCGGGGGTCTAAAGGTTCTCCTTTATTAGCACGCCAATACCCTGATCGTGGTTCATCTATTGCGGGGATGGATGCAGGCTTGTTTATTTTAGGTGGTGTGGCTAAAGCCGCAGAATTATTTAACCGTACAGAATCCCAAATAACGACTTCGACCGGTGCTGGAACTACAATCAGCAGCACCAACCCCCAACGCAACTTAGCGGCTGGAATTGTGGAAGGTGGTTTAAACTCCGTCGTCCCGCAAATTTCCCAGCGTAATCAACAGGCGATCGCCCAAATGATGCAACAAACAAATGTTTGGCTCCTTGGCGCTGGAACCGAAGTAGAAATTTATGTCAATCAACCAATACAACTTTAA
- a CDS encoding SDR family oxidoreductase — protein MISLKNQIVLITGASSGIGNACARIFAGAGAKLILAARRLERLQQLADELNQDFGVETHLLQLDVRDRSHVESAITSLPPAWSAIDILINNAGLSRGLDKLYEGDFQDWEEMIDTNIKGLLYLTRYVVPGMVNRGRGHVINLGSIAGHQTYPGGNVYCGTKAAVKAISEGLKQDLLGTPVRVTSVDPGMVETEFSEVRFHGDTERAKKVYQGVNPLTPEDVADVIFFCATRSPHVNINEVILMPVDQASATLVNRKT, from the coding sequence ATGATTTCCCTAAAGAATCAAATTGTTTTGATTACTGGCGCAAGTAGTGGGATTGGTAATGCTTGCGCTAGGATTTTTGCTGGTGCGGGTGCAAAACTTATCTTGGCGGCGCGAAGGCTGGAAAGGTTGCAGCAGTTAGCTGATGAACTAAATCAAGATTTTGGTGTAGAGACTCACTTATTACAGTTAGATGTGCGCGATCGCTCTCATGTTGAATCTGCTATCACTAGTTTACCTCCTGCTTGGTCGGCAATTGATATTCTGATTAATAACGCTGGTCTCAGTCGCGGTTTAGATAAGCTTTATGAAGGCGACTTTCAAGACTGGGAAGAGATGATTGATACCAACATCAAAGGTCTGCTTTATCTAACCCGTTATGTGGTTCCAGGGATGGTAAATCGTGGCCGTGGTCATGTCATCAACCTTGGTTCTATCGCCGGACATCAAACCTATCCTGGTGGTAATGTTTACTGTGGAACAAAAGCTGCCGTCAAGGCAATTTCCGAGGGCTTAAAACAAGATTTGTTAGGTACTCCAGTACGAGTGACTTCTGTTGACCCTGGTATGGTGGAAACAGAATTTAGTGAAGTCCGCTTTCATGGTGATACAGAACGGGCGAAAAAAGTTTACCAAGGAGTCAACCCACTGACACCAGAGGACGTTGCTGATGTCATCTTTTTTTGCGCCACGCGATCGCCTCATGTCAATATTAACGAAGTCATCCTCATGCCTGTTGACCAAGCCAGCGCCACATTAGTTAATCGCAAAACATAA
- a CDS encoding nuclear transport factor 2 family protein has translation MTKMIFLLLKRQSRFPRSIWLILCILSLGLVNIWQPTQAIEVAQSRTTQNAPTELTSLLTQIDAAASKGDIKGVLQFYTPTFTHGDGLNRQTLEQALVKFWQRYPKLQYTTQLQSWKSEGNAIIAETVTNITGSASGNNNLALNATVRSRQRITGGKISRQEILAERTLITSGNKPPQVDVKLPQQVKVGQQYNFDAIVQEPLGEDLLLGTALEEAIQPAKYLNPTSVDLQLLNSGGLFKVGRAPSTPGNRWISAVILRGGGMTMVTQRLQVVR, from the coding sequence ATGACAAAGATGATTTTTTTGTTACTGAAACGCCAAAGTAGATTTCCTCGTAGCATTTGGCTGATTTTGTGTATTTTATCCTTGGGTCTCGTCAACATTTGGCAACCTACCCAAGCCATCGAAGTAGCTCAAAGCAGAACTACCCAAAACGCCCCTACTGAATTAACCAGTCTGTTGACGCAAATTGATGCTGCGGCTAGTAAAGGGGATATTAAAGGAGTATTGCAGTTTTATACCCCCACTTTCACTCATGGGGATGGGTTAAACCGCCAAACTCTGGAACAAGCCTTAGTAAAATTTTGGCAGCGTTACCCCAAATTGCAATACACCACACAACTACAGTCATGGAAGTCTGAAGGTAACGCCATTATCGCAGAAACTGTTACTAACATTACTGGTTCAGCGTCAGGAAATAATAACTTGGCTCTCAATGCCACTGTTAGATCCCGTCAGCGTATTACAGGCGGAAAAATCTCCCGCCAAGAAATTTTAGCGGAACGTACCTTAATTACTTCTGGGAACAAACCACCCCAAGTTGATGTTAAATTACCACAACAGGTAAAAGTTGGACAGCAGTATAATTTTGATGCGATCGTCCAAGAACCCTTAGGGGAAGATTTGCTATTGGGAACCGCATTAGAAGAAGCTATTCAACCTGCCAAATATCTCAACCCCACATCCGTAGATTTGCAATTACTCAATTCCGGTGGTCTTTTTAAAGTGGGACGCGCCCCATCCACCCCAGGTAATCGCTGGATTTCCGCCGTTATCCTCCGTGGCGGTGGTATGACAATGGTGACACAGCGTTTACAAGTGGTGAGATAG
- the murG gene encoding undecaprenyldiphospho-muramoylpentapeptide beta-N-acetylglucosaminyltransferase, with amino-acid sequence MVNAPIKLLIAASGTGGHLFPAIALAEKLPDYEIEWLGVPNRLETQLVPKQYPLNTIAVEGFQQGLGLSSLVILGKLIGSILKVRRLLKQGNFQGVVTTGGYIAGPAVIAARSLGLPVIFHESNALPGKVTRFFGPWCSVVALGFDVAAKYLPRATNVCVGTPVRSQFLNLSNNSQLDLAIPGGVPVIVVFGGSQGAVAVNQLVRQAAPAWFEAGAYVVHLTGDRDPDVDSLKHPQYIELPFYDNMAALLQRASLAISRSGAGSLTELAVCGTPAILIPYPFAAEDHQSYNAEVFTKAGAALSFKQSALTAELLQNQVLNLLQSPPELAKMGENAKAIAVPDSADKLAVLVREVVER; translated from the coding sequence ATGGTAAACGCACCGATAAAATTACTAATAGCTGCCAGTGGGACTGGTGGACACTTGTTTCCGGCGATCGCACTGGCAGAAAAATTACCAGACTATGAGATTGAATGGCTTGGTGTCCCCAATCGCCTAGAGACTCAGCTAGTCCCTAAACAATATCCTTTGAATACTATTGCAGTCGAAGGGTTTCAGCAAGGCTTGGGACTTTCATCTTTAGTAATATTAGGTAAACTGATCGGTTCGATTCTGAAAGTCCGCCGACTGTTGAAACAAGGTAATTTTCAAGGAGTTGTCACCACAGGGGGATATATCGCCGGGCCAGCCGTGATTGCAGCGCGTTCTCTGGGTTTACCTGTAATTTTTCATGAATCGAATGCTTTACCCGGCAAAGTTACCCGCTTTTTTGGCCCTTGGTGTAGTGTAGTCGCCTTAGGATTTGATGTGGCTGCGAAGTATTTACCCCGTGCTACGAATGTTTGTGTGGGGACTCCAGTGCGATCGCAATTCTTAAATCTAAGTAATAATTCGCAACTAGATTTAGCCATTCCTGGCGGTGTCCCTGTAATTGTGGTGTTTGGGGGTAGCCAAGGGGCGGTGGCGGTGAATCAGTTAGTGCGTCAAGCGGCTCCAGCTTGGTTTGAGGCTGGGGCTTATGTGGTACATTTAACAGGCGATCGCGATCCTGATGTTGATAGTCTCAAGCATCCCCAATATATAGAATTACCCTTCTACGACAATATGGCGGCTTTGCTGCAACGGGCTAGTTTAGCAATTAGCCGTTCTGGTGCTGGTAGCTTAACAGAATTGGCTGTGTGTGGCACACCAGCAATTTTGATTCCCTACCCCTTTGCGGCGGAAGACCATCAATCTTACAACGCTGAGGTATTTACCAAAGCTGGGGCGGCGTTAAGCTTTAAGCAATCTGCTTTAACAGCAGAGTTATTGCAAAATCAAGTTTTAAATTTATTACAGTCCCCCCCAGAGTTAGCCAAAATGGGGGAAAATGCCAAGGCTATCGCTGTTCCTGATAGTGCTGATAAGTTGGCAGTTCTAGTACGGGAAGTTGTGGAGAGATGA